A genomic window from Flavobacterium hankyongi includes:
- a CDS encoding peptidoglycan endopeptidase, which produces MKLQKLLTLFLFVITNVVFSQENIKHSVSKGESVYSIAQKYNVKPAEILALNPKAKKTLQLNMVLQIPSKNKVEEKKSETVEHEVAAKETLYGLSKKYNTSIDKIKEANPIIETEGLKIGLKLIIPIGESKVDAVASKKEEKPIQKEEVKKIEKASIVQKEEVKEVSISGEQIVHEVQPKETKYGISKKYGVSIAELESLNPEIKNGLAVGVKLLVKKGSQNENVILENKKETKVAVVGKSEEKPIAEKKVEKKEDKKSGSQFKVIGRVESDKNDEVADVKPQIEESDEEVDETTQTQTEVVEVEPLTPENMTKAEFLISKASENLGARYRSGATGNGGFDCSGLMFSTFKNIEMTLPRSSRDMAANAGVRIDRSQAQKGDLIFFATRGRGVSHVGMITEVAEDEIKFIHSSTSAGVIISSVKEPYYARRFVQINRVLN; this is translated from the coding sequence ATGAAGCTCCAAAAACTTTTAACCTTATTTCTTTTTGTAATTACTAATGTGGTTTTCTCTCAAGAAAATATCAAACATTCTGTTTCAAAAGGAGAATCTGTTTATAGTATTGCTCAAAAATACAATGTAAAACCAGCTGAAATTTTAGCATTAAATCCAAAAGCTAAAAAAACACTTCAGTTGAACATGGTTTTACAAATTCCATCAAAAAATAAAGTCGAAGAAAAAAAGTCTGAAACAGTAGAACATGAAGTCGCTGCAAAAGAAACATTGTACGGACTTTCAAAAAAATACAATACTTCTATTGATAAAATAAAAGAAGCCAATCCAATTATAGAAACTGAAGGTTTGAAAATTGGTTTAAAATTAATTATTCCAATAGGAGAGAGTAAAGTTGACGCTGTTGCTAGTAAAAAGGAAGAAAAACCAATCCAAAAAGAAGAGGTTAAAAAGATAGAAAAAGCTTCAATTGTTCAGAAAGAAGAAGTTAAAGAAGTATCAATTTCTGGCGAACAAATAGTTCACGAAGTACAACCTAAAGAAACTAAATACGGTATTTCTAAAAAGTATGGAGTTTCAATTGCTGAATTGGAATCTTTAAATCCTGAAATTAAAAACGGACTTGCAGTTGGAGTTAAGTTATTGGTTAAGAAAGGCAGTCAAAATGAAAATGTTATTTTAGAAAATAAAAAAGAAACTAAAGTTGCTGTTGTTGGAAAATCTGAAGAAAAACCAATTGCAGAGAAAAAAGTTGAAAAGAAAGAAGATAAAAAATCTGGAAGTCAATTTAAAGTAATAGGTAGAGTTGAATCAGATAAAAACGATGAGGTTGCAGATGTGAAACCTCAAATTGAAGAGTCAGATGAGGAAGTAGATGAAACAACTCAAACTCAAACGGAAGTTGTAGAAGTGGAGCCGCTTACTCCAGAAAATATGACTAAAGCTGAATTTCTTATTTCTAAAGCATCTGAAAATTTAGGAGCAAGATACAGAAGTGGAGCTACAGGTAATGGAGGTTTTGATTGTTCTGGATTAATGTTTTCGACTTTTAAAAACATAGAAATGACTTTGCCACGTTCTTCTCGTGATATGGCTGCAAATGCTGGAGTTAGAATTGATAGAAGTCAAGCACAAAAAGGAGATCTTATTTTCTTCGCAACTCGTGGAAGAGGTGTTAGTCATGTTGGTATGATTACTGAAGTAGCAGAAGATGAAATTAAATTTATTCATTCTTCTACTAGTGCTGGTGTTATTATTTCTTCAGTAAAAGAGCCTTACTATGCAAGACGTTTTGTTCAAATTAACCGAGTTTTAAATTAA
- a CDS encoding RNA-directed DNA polymerase: protein MDYYKLAIDNISKFGDTDIFPFPIENALFYDKPDEVKKILEKISSDFDNWSVNYPIESINSCIPVGITGFRWAAIIDPIWNAYLLYEVLKISKDIESKRINLNKNSVFSYRIKLKQSTGKLFDNEYTWRKFYETARTKASNASYVIKFDISDFYTRIYHHRLENALLRSTTNTTSVKRIMNILTGISKNASYGLPVGGNAARILAEALLNSFDQIINSKKIDFCRYVDDYIIFADSKEDAFKKLNWCAEFLLRNEGLTLQKNKTQILTSTEFISQSTVILEGEDDDEGKERASFMRINIKYDPYSTTAEEDYKELKKKLSDFDIVPLIKTEIRKSRIHHAFGKQLLNAVNILEEEPLNLAFKTIASNLDAFYPVYPSVMQLANKKLLECDDETVSFFLNTLSGLVFSNSYIIQTDNNASYTARVLSLKNTETSIQAIDQIASNSRSTLVKMNCMYAMTNLYNSFWLSDLKSQFSTLTSWERRAFIASSYFMNEEGTFWRQKIESQFSEFESLLKSWVGNKNPSATKWKLPL, encoded by the coding sequence ATGGACTATTATAAACTTGCAATTGATAATATATCGAAATTTGGTGATACGGATATATTTCCTTTTCCGATTGAAAATGCCTTATTTTATGATAAGCCAGATGAGGTAAAAAAAATATTAGAAAAGATTTCTAGTGATTTTGATAATTGGAGTGTAAATTATCCAATTGAATCAATAAATAGTTGTATTCCTGTGGGAATTACGGGGTTTAGATGGGCTGCGATAATTGATCCTATTTGGAATGCTTATTTACTTTATGAGGTCCTGAAGATCTCAAAGGATATAGAATCTAAACGAATAAATCTAAATAAGAATAGTGTTTTTTCATATAGAATAAAGTTAAAGCAATCAACAGGGAAGCTGTTTGATAATGAATATACTTGGAGAAAATTTTATGAAACTGCAAGAACAAAGGCAAGTAATGCTTCATATGTAATAAAGTTTGATATCTCTGATTTTTATACTCGCATCTACCACCATAGACTTGAAAATGCATTGTTGAGATCAACAACTAATACAACTTCAGTTAAAAGGATAATGAATATTTTAACAGGTATTTCCAAAAATGCATCTTACGGTTTGCCAGTTGGAGGAAATGCTGCTAGAATACTAGCTGAAGCACTTTTAAATTCTTTTGATCAAATCATTAATAGTAAAAAAATTGATTTTTGTAGATATGTTGATGATTACATAATTTTTGCTGATTCAAAAGAAGATGCTTTCAAAAAATTGAATTGGTGTGCAGAATTTTTATTAAGAAATGAAGGTTTAACTCTTCAGAAAAACAAAACTCAAATATTAACTAGTACTGAGTTTATTTCACAGTCAACGGTAATTTTAGAAGGCGAAGATGATGATGAAGGTAAAGAGAGAGCGTCTTTTATGAGAATAAATATTAAATATGATCCCTATTCCACAACTGCAGAAGAAGATTATAAAGAATTGAAGAAAAAATTATCTGATTTTGATATTGTTCCATTAATAAAGACAGAGATTAGAAAAAGCCGCATTCATCATGCATTTGGGAAGCAACTTCTGAATGCTGTCAATATTCTTGAAGAAGAACCTTTAAATTTGGCTTTTAAGACTATTGCATCAAACTTAGATGCATTCTACCCAGTTTATCCATCTGTTATGCAATTAGCAAACAAAAAGTTGCTTGAATGTGATGATGAAACCGTTTCGTTTTTTTTAAACACTCTTTCTGGATTAGTTTTTTCAAATTCATATATAATTCAAACTGATAATAATGCTTCGTATACTGCGAGAGTACTATCTTTAAAAAATACAGAAACAAGTATACAAGCTATTGATCAGATAGCAAGTAACTCTCGTTCGACATTGGTGAAAATGAATTGTATGTATGCAATGACAAATTTGTATAATTCATTTTGGCTTTCGGATCTTAAATCCCAATTTTCAACATTGACTTCCTGGGAAAGAAGAGCATTTATTGCCTCAAGTTACTTCATGAATGAAGAAGGAACTTTTTGGAGGCAAAAAATAGAGTCACAATTTTCAGAATTTGAAAGTTTATTAAAAAGCTGGGTAGGGAATAAAAATCCTTCAGCAACAAAATGGAAATTACCCTTATGA
- a CDS encoding aconitate hydratase, producing the protein MAFDIEMIEKVYATMASRVDKARELVGRPLTLSEKILYSHLWEGTPSQAFTRGRDYVDFAPDRVACQDATAQMALLQFMHAGKSKVAVPTTVHCDHLIQAKNGAAEDLAFANKQSKEVFDFLSSVSNKYGIGFWKPGSGIIHQIVLENYAFPGGMMIGTDSHTVNAGGLGMLAIGVGGADAVDVMSGMSWELKFPKLIGVKLTGKLNGWTAPKDVILKVADILTVKGGTGAIVEYFGEGAESMSCTGKGTICNMGAEIGATTSTFGYDDSMRRYLAATGRQDVVNAADKVASYLTADAEVYANPAQYFDQLIEINLSELEPHINGPFTPDRGTPVSKMKAEAEANGWPIKVEWGLIGSCTNSSYEDMSRAASIVEQAVAHGITPKAEFGINPGSEQIRYTIERDGIIATFEKMGTKVFTNACGPCIGQWDRAGADKQEKNTIIHSFNRNFSKRADGNPNTHAFVTSPEMVAAIAISGRLDFNPITDTLLNDNGEPVKLNPPHGDELPTKGFEVEDDGFQAPAADGSSVEVVVSPTSDRLQLLAPFEAWDGKNITGAKLLIKAFGKCTTDHISMAGPWLRYRGHLDNISNNMLIGAENAFNHKANSVKNQLTGIYDEVPKVQRAYKAAGIPSIVVGDQNYGEGSSREHAAMEPRFLGVKAVLVKSFARIHETNLKKQGMLALTFANEADYDKIKEDDTINFLDLTEFAPGKPLTLEFVHADGSKDIILANHTYNESQIGWFVAGSALNLIAAGKA; encoded by the coding sequence ATGGCATTTGATATTGAAATGATTGAAAAAGTGTACGCTACTATGGCTTCGCGTGTGGATAAAGCACGTGAGCTGGTGGGTCGTCCGCTTACATTATCAGAAAAGATTTTATATTCTCACCTATGGGAAGGAACCCCTTCTCAAGCGTTTACCAGAGGTAGAGATTATGTCGATTTTGCGCCAGACCGTGTTGCGTGTCAGGATGCAACCGCACAAATGGCTTTACTCCAATTTATGCATGCGGGTAAAAGCAAAGTCGCTGTGCCTACCACCGTACATTGCGATCACTTGATTCAGGCAAAAAACGGCGCAGCAGAGGATTTGGCATTTGCCAACAAACAATCCAAAGAAGTGTTTGATTTCTTGTCATCGGTGTCGAATAAATACGGCATCGGGTTCTGGAAACCGGGATCGGGGATTATTCATCAAATTGTATTGGAAAATTATGCTTTCCCTGGAGGAATGATGATTGGTACCGATTCGCACACGGTAAATGCCGGTGGTTTGGGTATGCTTGCCATTGGTGTGGGTGGTGCCGATGCGGTGGATGTCATGTCGGGCATGTCATGGGAATTGAAATTTCCTAAATTAATCGGTGTGAAGTTAACCGGAAAACTAAACGGTTGGACAGCACCAAAAGACGTAATTTTAAAAGTAGCCGATATTCTTACCGTAAAAGGAGGAACAGGCGCTATTGTAGAATATTTTGGCGAAGGAGCCGAATCGATGTCGTGTACCGGAAAAGGAACCATCTGTAATATGGGGGCCGAAATTGGTGCGACCACATCAACCTTTGGTTATGATGATTCGATGCGAAGATATTTAGCAGCAACTGGTCGTCAGGATGTGGTCAATGCTGCCGATAAAGTAGCGTCGTACTTAACCGCCGATGCGGAGGTATATGCGAATCCGGCACAGTATTTCGACCAATTAATCGAAATCAATTTATCAGAATTAGAGCCGCACATTAATGGGCCATTCACTCCGGATAGAGGAACTCCGGTTTCTAAAATGAAAGCGGAAGCCGAAGCGAATGGTTGGCCTATCAAAGTAGAGTGGGGATTAATCGGTTCGTGTACCAATTCGTCGTATGAAGATATGTCGAGAGCCGCTTCCATTGTGGAGCAGGCAGTCGCACACGGAATCACTCCAAAAGCGGAATTTGGTATCAACCCAGGTTCGGAACAAATCCGTTACACCATCGAGAGAGACGGAATCATCGCGACTTTCGAAAAAATGGGAACCAAAGTATTTACCAATGCTTGCGGACCATGTATTGGGCAATGGGATAGAGCAGGAGCAGACAAGCAAGAGAAAAATACAATTATTCACTCCTTTAATAGAAATTTCTCTAAAAGAGCAGACGGGAACCCAAATACACACGCCTTTGTAACTTCGCCAGAAATGGTAGCGGCTATTGCAATTTCGGGTCGTTTGGATTTCAACCCAATTACCGATACATTATTGAATGATAACGGGGAGCCAGTAAAATTGAATCCGCCTCATGGGGATGAATTACCAACCAAAGGTTTCGAAGTAGAAGATGATGGCTTCCAAGCGCCAGCAGCCGATGGTTCTTCAGTAGAAGTGGTTGTTTCGCCAACTTCGGATAGATTACAATTATTGGCGCCTTTTGAAGCGTGGGACGGTAAAAATATCACGGGTGCGAAGTTGTTAATCAAAGCATTTGGAAAATGTACCACCGACCATATTTCGATGGCGGGCCCGTGGTTGCGATACCGTGGACATTTGGATAATATTTCCAATAATATGTTGATTGGTGCTGAAAATGCGTTCAACCATAAAGCGAATTCGGTTAAAAATCAATTGACTGGAATTTACGATGAGGTCCCAAAAGTGCAAAGAGCCTACAAAGCGGCTGGAATTCCATCCATTGTGGTGGGTGACCAAAACTATGGTGAAGGTTCTTCACGCGAACATGCGGCTATGGAACCACGCTTCTTAGGGGTAAAAGCGGTATTGGTAAAATCATTTGCTCGTATCCATGAAACCAATCTGAAAAAGCAAGGAATGTTGGCCTTAACGTTTGCTAACGAAGCCGATTATGATAAAATCAAGGAAGATGATACGATCAACTTCTTAGATTTAACCGAATTTGCGCCTGGTAAACCTTTAACCTTAGAATTTGTTCATGCAGATGGATCAAAAGATATTATTTTGGCCAATCACACCTATAATGAAAGTCAGATTGGCTGGTTTGTGGCAGGTTCAGCGTTAAACTTGATTGCGGCAGGTAAAGCGTAA
- a CDS encoding TolB family protein has product MKKLLLALSFLSFTYAHAQKEPQKFEEYIISDGGVFGLTISPDSQTALWVKSKGKRDTLIIMESHKRNGKWMKPVVASFSSPNGSWKDIDPVFSPDGKTVLFQSTRSVENHPQRKGFDIWAVKKVKNGWSEPYHLGNTINTDASESFASMTKSGTIYFMKDNETQKGNSDLWVSRLVKGEYQKPENLGSPINTEERESNPYISPNEDYIIYFSSNPKGHGEIDLYISFNNKGKWSEPINLGKPINSELAEFCPFVHQKEKKLYFARQKKMENGLMSEDFYSVDFDVKKYQSKK; this is encoded by the coding sequence ATGAAAAAATTGTTACTAGCATTGAGCTTTTTATCATTTACTTATGCACACGCACAAAAAGAACCTCAAAAATTTGAAGAATATATAATCTCAGACGGAGGTGTTTTTGGCTTAACTATTTCACCCGATTCACAAACGGCACTTTGGGTAAAATCAAAAGGGAAAAGAGATACTTTAATCATTATGGAATCTCACAAAAGAAACGGAAAATGGATGAAACCAGTGGTAGCGTCTTTTTCTAGTCCGAATGGAAGTTGGAAAGACATTGATCCTGTTTTTAGTCCCGATGGAAAAACAGTCCTATTTCAATCCACCAGAAGCGTAGAAAATCACCCTCAACGCAAAGGTTTTGACATTTGGGCGGTTAAAAAAGTAAAAAATGGCTGGAGCGAACCGTATCACTTAGGAAACACCATCAACACTGATGCCTCGGAATCATTTGCTTCTATGACCAAAAGTGGTACCATTTACTTTATGAAAGATAATGAAACCCAAAAAGGCAATTCAGACCTTTGGGTTTCTAGATTGGTGAAAGGAGAATATCAAAAGCCAGAGAATTTAGGTAGTCCCATCAATACCGAAGAAAGAGAATCGAATCCTTATATTTCGCCTAACGAAGATTATATTATTTATTTCTCGAGCAATCCAAAAGGTCATGGCGAAATCGATTTGTATATCAGCTTTAATAACAAAGGAAAATGGAGCGAACCCATTAATTTAGGAAAACCAATTAATTCAGAACTAGCTGAATTTTGTCCTTTTGTACACCAAAAAGAGAAAAAACTATACTTTGCTCGTCAGAAGAAAATGGAAAATGGATTGATGTCTGAAGATTTTTATTCCGTTGATTTTGATGTTAAGAAGTATCAATCCAAAAAATAA
- a CDS encoding glyceraldehyde-3-phosphate dehydrogenase, whose protein sequence is MSNNTTVYEKEIAFQADRRRAAVEFIKIISDLWYDKSIELVLFRNQLIDRNVSEIINLHEYAGEFVQKPINVFDSVEIARAINKLDLPPSRLDIGKLTYEYHLEDNKYNDAMAFVVDKLRNAKETSEIKPKDVVLYGFGRIGRLLAREMSSKIGKGQQLRLRAIVTRDKNDAVLLEKRASLLRYDSVHGDFEGSVQADPENNALIINGATVHIITANSPEEIDYTKYGINDALVIDNTGAFTTEEALARHLTSKGVEKVLLTAPGKGVPNIVYGVNHEDYNPDEVKIWSAASCTTNAITPVLKVIEDTLGVVKGHIETIHAYTNDQNLVDNMHKKYRRGRSAALNMVITETGAGSAVAKALPSLAGKLTSNAIRVPVPNGSLVVLNLEVGKETSVADLNNIMKKYALEGALVEQIRYSLNNELVSSDIVGTAQPSIYDSNATLVSNDGKNVVLYVWYDNEYGYSHQVIRLAKYIAKVRRYTYY, encoded by the coding sequence ATGAGCAACAACACAACTGTTTACGAAAAAGAAATAGCTTTCCAAGCTGACAGAAGAAGAGCTGCTGTTGAATTTATCAAAATCATAAGCGATTTATGGTACGATAAGTCAATCGAATTAGTTCTTTTTAGAAATCAATTAATAGACAGAAACGTAAGTGAAATTATAAACTTACACGAATATGCTGGAGAATTCGTTCAAAAGCCAATCAACGTTTTTGATTCAGTTGAAATTGCTCGAGCTATCAACAAATTGGACTTACCACCTTCAAGACTTGATATTGGAAAATTGACATACGAATATCATTTGGAAGATAACAAATACAACGATGCAATGGCATTTGTTGTTGATAAATTAAGAAACGCTAAAGAAACTTCTGAAATTAAGCCTAAAGATGTAGTTCTATATGGTTTTGGACGTATTGGTCGTTTATTAGCTCGTGAAATGTCTTCTAAAATTGGAAAAGGGCAACAATTACGCTTACGTGCAATTGTAACTCGTGATAAAAATGATGCAGTTTTATTAGAAAAAAGAGCTTCATTATTACGTTATGATTCGGTACACGGTGATTTTGAAGGTTCAGTTCAAGCAGATCCAGAAAACAATGCTTTAATCATCAATGGTGCAACTGTACATATCATTACAGCAAATTCTCCAGAAGAAATTGATTATACGAAATACGGAATCAACGATGCATTAGTAATCGACAACACTGGAGCTTTCACTACAGAAGAGGCTTTAGCAAGACATTTAACTTCAAAAGGAGTTGAAAAAGTATTATTAACTGCTCCTGGTAAAGGTGTTCCGAATATCGTTTACGGAGTAAACCATGAAGATTACAATCCAGATGAAGTTAAAATTTGGTCTGCGGCTTCATGTACAACTAATGCAATTACTCCTGTTTTAAAAGTTATTGAAGATACTCTAGGCGTTGTAAAAGGACACATCGAAACGATCCATGCTTATACAAACGACCAAAACTTGGTTGATAACATGCACAAAAAATACCGCCGTGGTCGTTCAGCTGCTTTAAACATGGTAATTACTGAAACTGGTGCTGGAAGTGCAGTGGCAAAAGCATTACCAAGTCTTGCGGGTAAATTGACTTCAAACGCTATTCGTGTTCCTGTTCCTAATGGTTCATTAGTTGTTTTAAATCTTGAAGTAGGAAAAGAAACTTCAGTTGCTGATTTAAACAACATCATGAAAAAATATGCTTTAGAAGGTGCTCTAGTAGAACAAATTAGATACTCATTAAACAATGAATTAGTATCTTCTGATATTGTAGGAACTGCACAACCATCAATTTATGACAGTAATGCAACTCTAGTTTCTAACGACGGTAAAAATGTTGTATTATATGTTTGGTACGATAACGAGTACGGATACAGTCATCAAGTTATTCGTTTAGCAAAATATATTGCTAAAGTTAGACGTTATACTTATTATTAA
- a CDS encoding YegP family protein, with product MGKFVISKRANGEFQFNLKAGNGQVILTSEGYSAKAGCENGIESVRKNSQDESNFDKKVAANGKFYFNLKAGNGQIIGSSQMYESEQGRDNGVSSVGENAPNASVEDETV from the coding sequence ATGGGAAAATTTGTAATTTCTAAAAGAGCCAATGGTGAGTTTCAATTCAATTTAAAGGCAGGTAACGGTCAAGTAATTTTGACTAGCGAAGGATATTCAGCAAAGGCAGGATGTGAAAATGGAATCGAATCTGTTAGAAAAAATTCACAAGATGAATCAAACTTTGACAAAAAAGTTGCCGCTAATGGTAAATTTTATTTCAATTTAAAAGCTGGAAACGGACAAATCATTGGTTCAAGTCAAATGTATGAAAGCGAGCAAGGAAGAGACAACGGAGTTAGTTCTGTAGGTGAAAATGCTCCTAATGCATCTGTAGAAGACGAAACTGTTTAA
- a CDS encoding GNAT family N-acetyltransferase → MNLQPTLKDDSVVLYPLQKTDFEELYKVASDPLVWEQHPNKDRYKREVFQNFFDGAMQSKGAFKIVDIASGETIGSTRFYDLDTNNNSVLIGYTFYGRNYWGSSYNPKVKKLMMDYAFQFVDTIYFHIGENNIRSQKAIERLGATKVREIEVAYHGEPEKLNFEYCINKKDWK, encoded by the coding sequence ATGAATTTACAACCAACATTAAAAGACGACTCTGTTGTTTTATATCCTTTGCAAAAAACAGATTTTGAAGAATTATATAAAGTTGCCAGCGATCCATTAGTTTGGGAACAGCACCCAAATAAAGACCGATATAAAAGAGAAGTATTTCAAAACTTTTTTGATGGCGCTATGCAATCAAAAGGTGCTTTTAAAATAGTTGATATTGCTTCAGGAGAAACAATAGGAAGTACTCGATTCTATGATTTAGACACAAATAATAATTCTGTATTAATTGGCTATACTTTTTATGGAAGAAATTATTGGGGATCCTCCTATAATCCCAAAGTAAAAAAACTTATGATGGATTATGCATTCCAATTTGTTGACACGATTTACTTCCACATTGGTGAAAATAATATTCGTTCTCAAAAAGCCATTGAACGATTAGGCGCTACCAAAGTCCGAGAAATTGAAGTTGCCTATCATGGTGAACCCGAAAAACTAAACTTTGAATACTGTATAAACAAAAAAGATTGGAAATAA
- a CDS encoding iron chaperone → MLNYSKKYQSVDEYISDFSEETASILSTIRNLIKKAAPQATECISYNMPAFKLKKVLVYFAAFKNHIGFYALPSGNKAFQEELKNYKTGKGSIQFPLSQPIPYDLIQKIVEFRIQEVSK, encoded by the coding sequence ATGCTCAATTACAGTAAAAAATATCAAAGTGTTGACGAATACATCTCTGATTTTTCTGAAGAGACAGCTTCAATTTTGTCAACTATCAGAAACTTAATAAAAAAGGCTGCTCCACAAGCTACTGAATGTATCAGCTATAATATGCCAGCGTTTAAACTGAAAAAAGTACTGGTTTATTTTGCCGCTTTTAAAAATCATATAGGTTTTTATGCTTTACCTTCTGGCAACAAAGCATTTCAAGAAGAACTTAAAAATTACAAAACAGGAAAAGGATCTATTCAATTTCCGCTTTCTCAACCCATACCCTACGATTTAATTCAAAAAATTGTTGAATTTAGAATTCAAGAGGTTTCCAAATAA